In Mycolicibacterium aubagnense, the DNA window GCGCATATTCGTCACCGGCGCGAGCGGGCACATCGGGTCCGTCGTCGTCCGCGAGCTGCGGCAAGCAGGCCATCAGGTCACCGGACTGGCCAGGTCGGACGCCTCGGCGAGCGCCCTCGCCGCCGCGGGCGCGCAGGTGCACCGCGGCACTCTCGACGATCCGGACGGGCTCGCTGCCGCGGCCGCCGCCTCGGACGGCGTCATCCACCTGGCTTTCAAGCACGACTTCTCCAACTACGCCGACTCGATCGCCACTGACCTGCGCGCGGTCGAGGCCATGGGGGAGGCCCTGACGGGCTCTGGCAAGCCGTTCGTGAACACCTCGGGCACCCTGATGCTCGCCTTCGGCGAGCCGGGTCGGCTCGGTACAGAGGACGCTGCCGTCGACAGGTCGGCACCGCGGGGCGCATCTGAACTGGCCACGCTCGCGCTGGCCGAACGGGGCGTGCGGTCATCGGTGATCAGGCTCGCTCCGACGGTGCACGGGGACACCGATCACCACGGCTTCGTTCCCAGTCTCATCGAATTCGCCCGTGCGGCAGGACGATCCGGGTATCTGGGCGACGGCTCGAATCGATGGCCGGCGGTACACACGGTCGACGCCGCGCGGCTCTATCGGCTGGCGGTGGAGTCGGCGCCGGCCGGCTCGGTGTTGCACGGGGCGGCCGAACAGGGGATAGCCTTCCGCGAGATCGCACAGGCCATCGGCGATGGGTTGGGTGTCCCGGTGGAGGGGATTCCGTCCGACCAAGCTGCGGCGCAGTTCGGCTTCCTCGCAGGCTTCGCCGCGCTGGACAACCCCACATCCAGTGAACGGACCCGGGCCATGCTCGGGTGGGTTCCCGTGCAGCCGACCCTCCTCGAGGACCTCAAGGCCGGCCACTACTTCGCGCCTCAGGCGAGCTGAGGCGGACGGACAGCTAGGTGCCGACCAGCTCCGGGTGGAACTTCGTCACCAGCCGGCGCATGCCGTCGTGCCAGTCGACCGAGGTGCCGCCGATCAGCTCGTGCATGAGCGCGGTGTCCGATGGGCCGCCGCGCAGCGCATTCGGGTCCTCGACGAACACCGGTTCGCGGCCGACCAGTTCGCCGATGTAGCCGCACCATTCTTGGAGGCTGACGGTCTGATCGCCACACCAGTTCACGGTGGTGGCGGGCACCGACGCGGCGTCCAGCAGCTTGGGCAGCGTCGCAATGATGTCGTCTTCGTGGATCGGGTTATAGCGGGCCGGACCGCCCGGCGGCACCGGGATCGGGATGCCCGCCAGGATCATCTCCATGTGATAGAACGGCCAGCCGCCGTTGTCCCCGTACGGCACGTTGAACCTGGCGATCACCGCCCGCAGTCCGAGCGCGCGGGACATGGTGCGCACGACAGTCTCACCTGCGATCTTGGAGATCGAATAGGTCGGGAAGAGGTGCTTGTGGTTGTCGCCCAGAGCAGCCGACTCGGCGCGCGGCTCGTCATCCGGGGGGTCGTAGACCGCGGCCGACGACGTATGCAGGAAGGCCTTCGCCTCACGGCAGTGCGCCATGAGCAGGCCCACCGACTCCGCGTTGGCCGCGAGATCCGCGTCCCACCGGCCGCTCTTGGCCACTGCCATGTTGACCACGTAGTCGAAATCCCTTGGCAAAGTTCCGAAGTCGCCGACTTCGAGGTTGAGTGTTTCGCAGCGGACGCCGGTCTGCTCCAGGCGCTGCCGAGCGCGTGGGTCGTTGAACCGGGCGACGCCCCACACCTCGTTGTCGGCCGCCAGGGCGGTGGCGATCGGGGTGGCCACTTGTCCGGTGACTCCGGTGATGAGGATCTTGGCGCCGCGCATAGGGCTGATACTAGGACGGCAGTTAGGGTTGACCTCATGCGAGTCGGAGTTCTGGGTGCCAAGGGCAAAGTCGGTGCGACCATCGTCGAGGGTGTGGAAGCCGCCGACGATCTGACGTTCACCGTGGGGGTCGACGCCGGTGACGAGCTGAGCCTGTTCACCGACAGCGGCACCGAGGTTGTCGTCGATTTCACGCATCCCGACGTGGTGATGAACAACCTGAAGTTCCTCATCGACAACGGCATTCACGCCGTCGTCGGGACCACGGGCTTCACCGACGAGCGCCTCGCACAGGTTCGCGAATGGGTTGCCGCCAAGCCCGGCGTCGCGGTGCTGATCGCGCCGAACTTCGCCATCGGCGCGGTGCTGTCCATGCATTTCGCCAAGCAGGCCGCCCCGTTCTTCGAATCGGTCGAGGTCGTCGAGCTGCACCACCCGCAGAAGGCCGACGCCCCGTCGGGCACCGCCACTCGCACCGCACAGCTGATCGCCGAGGCGCGAAAAGGCTTGCCGCCCAACCCCGATGCGACCAGCACCGGCCTGGAGGGTGCGCGCGGTGCGGACGTCGACGGCATCCCCGTGCACTCGGTGCGGCTGCGTGGCCTGGTGGCGCACCAGGAAGTGCTGTTCGGTACCCAGGGCGAGACGCTGACCATCCGGCACGACAGCATCGACCGCACGTCGTTCGTGCCCGGCGTGCTGCTCGGTGTCCGCGAGGTTGCCAAGCACCCCGGGCTGACCATCGGCATCGAGACCCTGATGGGGCTGTGACGGACCGGTGATGACCAAACCGAGTTCGCAGGTATTCCGTATCCAGCTGGTCGTCGCATTCCTGTGCGTGGCGCTGGTGGTCTACTTCGTGATGCTCGGGCGCTCCGGCGTCATCCTCATGCAATCGGGGGAGCCCGCGGCGATCGGCCTCGGCATCGGCATCTTCGTGCTGCCGCTGATCGGCCTGTGGGCCATGGTTGCCACCTTGCGCGCCGGGTTCGCGCACCAGCGGCTGGCCCGGCTGGCGCACGACGAGGGCGTCGAGCTCGACATCAGTGAGCTCCCCAAGCGCCCGTCCGGCCGCATCGAACGCGACGCCGCCGACGCCCTGTTCGAATCGGTGCGGGACGAGGTCGAAGCAAGCCCCGACGATTGGCGGGGGTGGTACCGCCTGGCCCGGGCGTACGACTATGCGGGGGACCGGAGCCGAGCTCGGGAGACGATTCGCAAAGCCGTCCGACTGGAGCAGGCATCGCGATGAAACTCCTTGTCGTGCACCACACTCCGTCTCCGTACTGCCAGGAGATGTTCGAGGCGGTGCTGGCCGGAGCGACGGACCCCGAGATCGAGGGTGTCGATGTGGTGCGCCGCCCGGCGCTGACGCTGTCCGCGACCGACGTGCTGGAAGCCGACGGCTACCTCTTGAGCTCGCCGGCGAATCTGGGGAATATATCCGGGGCTTCGAAGCAATATTTAGTCAACTACAGGTCTATTAGTGTCTAGCATCTGGCTTTGACGCGACATCATCCACCCAGTCCGACCGGATTGGAGCCTGCGTCAGCTGCCTCGCACATATGCTGTCGCGCATGCACTGGACGGCTGCCAATGCTGCAATTGTGATCTCCGTGTGTTCGTTCGTCGTCAGTGCGGCGAGCCTGCGGTACACGCACGTCTCGAAGAAGCGTGAACTGTTCGTCAAGGTGTTCGACGAACTGCTGGAACCTGATCGCCAGCGTGGTCGCCAGGTTGTGTTCGAGTGGTGCGAACGCGGAGTGCGCTTCGAGTGTGGCCAACGCGGGCATTCATTGCAAGCATCATCGGAAGAAATGCGGAAGGCGAATCATGCGCTGTCGTGGTTCGAGCTGATGGCCTATCTCTGTATGAAGGGCCACATCTCACGCAGGGATTCGAGGAAGGTCTGGGGTGTAGGTGCGGTGCGTACATATCGGGCGGCCGCGAAGTGCAATTTTGTCGAGTTCCGCAATTATCAACACGGCCAAGAAATCTGGCCTCATCTCCGTGAGTTTGTGACGATGGCGGAACTCAAACGCATCGTGGCGGCACCGCCCAAACCTATTGAAACGCCGACCGACACGCTCGCATGATCCAGTAAAGCGTTTGGAGGAACCGCTGGTGTCCCGTCGCCTGCTGATCATTCATCACACCCCGTCGCCACACTGCCAAGAGATGTTCGAGGCAGTGCTGGCGGGGGCTACAGATCCGGAGATTGAGGGCGTAGAGGTGGTGCGCCGCCCTGCACTGACGTGCTCACCCACCGATGCGCTGGAAGCCGACGGCTATCTGATCGGCAGCCCCGCGAACCTCGGTTATCTCAGCGGCGCTGTGAAACACGCCTTCGACCAGTTGTACTACCCGTGTCTTGACGCAACGCGGGGGAGACCGTTCGGGGTCTGGCTGCACGGCAACGAGGGCACCGAAGGCGCCGAGCGCGCGGTGGACAGCATCACCACCGGGCTGGGCTGGGAGCGGGCAGCGGCGACCGTCATCGTGTCCGGCAAGCCGACCAAGGTAGACGTTGAGGCGTGCTGGAACCTCGGTGCGACCGTGGCTGCGACGTTGATGGAGGCGTGATGGTGTGGATCGATGACGATTGGGTGGAGCTCAGTACCCAAACACGTTCTCGGCAGGGTGAGAAATGAGCGGGTGGGTAGCCGCAGTCGGTGCCGTGCTCTCCGCGCTAATTGCTTCTGTCGCCCTGGCAGTTGCACTCCGCGCCAAGGAGGTTGCTGAGAGTGCCAACAAGATTGCAAATCAGGGCAATGATCTTGCCCAGACCGCCAATGGGGTCGCTGAGGCGGGTAATGCGCTGGCCCAGTCTGCGAACGAAACTGCCGCGAACGCCCTCGGCGAGGCCGAGAAGGCGAACGAGATCGCCTCGGCGTCGAACCGACTCGCTGGTGATGCGAACGAGATCGCCGAGCGTGCGTTGCGCGTGGCTCAAGATGATGTCCCGTACAAGTGGGTGCTGTGTGTTGGGGACGACGGAAATGCTGTCGTGACCAACGACTGCGGACATCACGCCCTTCAGGTGACCGTCGCGCTGGAAAGCGGCGGTCGAGTCATAGCGGAGCATGCGGTTGAAGATTTTGACCCTTTCGGCAAGATCACGCTCGACGTATGGGGCGTACTGGGGCAGCATTTCGAGACCGTGCGCAGTCACCCAGTTGTGCACGCCCATAGGGAGGGCGGATTGGTCTTTGCGGGGCGGAACGGCGAGCCCGTCTGTATCACTTTCCGTGCCCATATGCGTTGGCGAACCGAGCAGGACATTCCCCGCACGAGTGTGGTCAAAGAAGTCCTCTGCCACCAGATGACCCACGACGGGCTGAAGCGGGTTACGGACGACTGACGTCCAACTGGGGCCTATGGATAGACGTGGTACTGCGGTTGCGCGATGGGCACCGGTGGCCACGGCTGTGAAGGACCAACGGGGAAGCATTTCCCCATCGCCGGGGTGACGTTCTGCACCTGCCCGAGCGGCCCGTAGGTCGCCAAGGCGTCGGAGTGCCAGCAGCGGTCCCACGTGCCGTCGGGTCGGATGGGACCGTCGCAGTACTGGACGCCCAGCATGTTCGTTTCGCACCCAGCGCTGGCGGACGCGGCGAACATCAGTCCCGCGGTGGATAGCGTGGCGGCACTCACAGCTACAAGAAAGCGGTTCATTGGCGAACTGTAACGTCGCGATCAGGAACTATACAGGCTAATGCTAGCCATTTGTCAGGGCTGCGGGGGCGTCGCAGCGCGTCCGCCCGGAGATGTCGGTAGAGAGGCCTACATTGCCAGCATGACTGAGCCTAGCGGCGGCGCACCAAACAACGCCGATGGCGACGATTCGGACGACCAGGAATTAACCAACTGGATTGCCTGGCTGTATGAGTATGTCGCTGGACTTCACGGCCTTCCAGGAGAGTTGGCTATCGATTTCTGCGGGGCCGCACTTGAGGTGGTGCAATCGGCGTTTACCGAAAACCCGCCGAAGGCTCGAAGTAGAGCGGCACTTGTCGTATTGGGTACAACACGGGTCATTGCACAGGTGATGACAGCTGCGGCACTGGATGAGCGAATCACGCGCCACGCCGCGGAGGCGGCGCTGCATGCTGCGCTAGACGGCGTGAGGAACGACGCGCGGTCATGGGCTGAAAGCGGTCCGCTCTCCGAGGCTGAAGTCGAAGCAGCAATCCAGGCGTGGAGAACGACAATGCAGCAAAGCAAAGATGCTGCGGATGAGCAGATCGCTGCGGACGCTGCGGCCGATGCGTACGCAGTGGAACACCCCTACGGCGCGATCCTCGGATATCAAGACCCAACTGTGGAGGCTGACATCATCTTCACCCAGGTGTGCGAGTTCACCGCCGAGGAGAACAACCGATATAGCGACGCATACGACCGTCTAAGACGGCTGGTCGACCAAGACCTGTTCAGCTACGTGTCTGATGCGAGCGATATTTTTCTTAACGTTGTGTGCGGCGTTCTACGCGAGGTGCAAGACCAGACGTTTTCATTGTCGAACATGGCCGAATCGCATGAACGTATTCGTCGAATCCGGTCAGCATTAATCGGATTCACCAGCTCGCTAAAAATCCATCAAGACCAGACGTACTACCAGGTAAAGCGCAAGTTCGGTAACGAGTCAGACGAACACAAGGCGGTGCGAAAGCTGTTTCACGGCATCTACTCTGGCTGTTTCGAGTATCGCTGGCTCATCGAATTGCGGCACGTGATGCTGCATTTGAATATGGATGCTTTCACGGTCAACCTGACGGCCAGAATGCATGATGAGGCGACGATTGAACTTGGAATGAGCCGCTACTGGATGGCGAAGTCATCGGGCATCATGGAGAAGGCTTACAAGCGCACCGAGTTGGAGGGCATGACTTCCGATCCGAGCGTGCTCGACATGATCACGCAACTACCGTCTGAGTTCGGCAAGCTGCAGGATGCCATTGATGCGATCATGTTCCCTGCCAGTGAGGTTGCCGCAGATACGGCAACCGTGCGTGAGTTGATTGGGCGGTTTAGCGGTCGGCACGGCATGTACGCACTTCAGACTGGGCCGGGATTCACGTGGACCTATAGGCACCCGTCGTTCTCGCAACTCGATCCGCGCGTCTTGGCCTTCGCAGACCACTATGAGCAGCCGGACTAAGAACTTTCCTTCAACGACCTAAGGGCTGCGCCCACTGGGTGGCGTAGCGGTGTAGCGGGCTGGCGCCTATTCGGGGAATTCTGCGCTGACCCATGCTGTCGCCAAGTCGGCCAATGGGCGCGCCGATCTGCACGTCGGCACCGGCGGCCTTGGCCAGGGTGTCGAACGCGATGACCGCGGCGGCCACTTGGTCGGGCTGGATGTATCCCGCCTGCCATGACACCGCTGCCGCCTCGGATGCCGGGTGATGGCCAATCCGCCGGAACCGGCCGGTCTCCATTGCTTGGAGCAGCGGGGCCGACCGGGCGACGGCACCGCCCTTGCCGTGGGTGCACGCCTCATGGTTTCGTCACCTTCACAATGACTGGGTCGGATGCCTGTACCTGCGAGCCCGGTGTGGGCTCGATGGAAACCACAGTCCAGTTTTTCGGCAGGAACACGTTCGAGTAATCGGGATTGGCGGAGCTGAGTTCGACGTTCGTTAGTCCAAGAGCTTCGAGTTTGCTCTTCGCGATCGCGGCGTTTGTGCCAGCCGCGATGTCGGGAATGGTGATCCCGCTCTTCGCGGGGACCGTAGCGGCAGGCGCAACCGAAGCTGCCGGCGTGGGCCCGGCAACCGTCACGGTGCTGGGAGCGACGGTGACTGTGCTCGGGGAGGCGGTGACGGTTGACGGTGCCGAAGAGTTCGACCCTCCGCAGGCGGTCAACGTGACCGTGGCGAATGAAGCGGCGGCGAGCAGGCAAATGGTGCGAGAGAGAATCACAGACGAGGACACTACTAATTCGACAGTAAATTTTCAGCAAATTGACAGGAGTTAGCGTCCTCGTAGTGGGTCATGTTCGTTGGAGCGGCCGGCGGGCTGGTCAACATCTGTTGGTGGACCCAGATAGCAAGTGTCACAGGAGAACCCGATGCACCGGGATCGGCTAGCGCAGACGCGCTCCGTCGTACGAAGGAGCAACGCTCGTACTGTCGGCTAGGGTGATTGACGTTTGCGTCGATCAGTGAGGAGCCCGCCATGGGAATCGCGGACCTGGCATTGGGAGCCGCGCCGCTGGCTGGAGGCGCGCTGCTCGGAGCTGTCGCGGGCAACCTGAAGCCGCCGGACGTGCGTGCCGCGATCAAGGCCGACATGGACCTGCTGGACCGTATTCCGGCCGAGCAGACCGAGCGTCGTGCCGAGTTGCAACGCACGATCGACATGCGGATCGACGAGCTGATCAGTGCCGTCGACCGCAGCCGTCAGCTCAAGTCGACGGCGATCGGCTACGCGTTCAACCGCGAGGGCCGACTGCGCGACATCCTGGTCTTCATCTTGGCCGTGTTGTTCACCATCATCTGGTGGAACCTCAAGCACTCCCGCACCGGTTGGCTGCCGATGTTCGTTGCGCTGATCGTCTTTACCGCGTTGTCCGGTTGGTACGCGTTTCGCGGCGTCGTCCGGGCGTTCTCGTCAGTGCTGCGCCGGGACAAGAAGGCCGGGGACTCCGCTCAGTAGTGGTAGGTGTCCGACGGTGCCGACACGTGGTCGGGGTCGTCGCCGAACATCGACGGATGAATGCCGTACGCCTTCGCCAGATCCAGGATCTTGTTGGCGCGGGCGATACGCGGCAGGTCCGAGCCATTGCGGATTTCGCCGCCGTCGCGCTCGAACTCCGCGAAAAACTCCTGCGCCCAGGCAATTTCGTC includes these proteins:
- the dapB gene encoding 4-hydroxy-tetrahydrodipicolinate reductase, translated to MRVGVLGAKGKVGATIVEGVEAADDLTFTVGVDAGDELSLFTDSGTEVVVDFTHPDVVMNNLKFLIDNGIHAVVGTTGFTDERLAQVREWVAAKPGVAVLIAPNFAIGAVLSMHFAKQAAPFFESVEVVELHHPQKADAPSGTATRTAQLIAEARKGLPPNPDATSTGLEGARGADVDGIPVHSVRLRGLVAHQEVLFGTQGETLTIRHDSIDRTSFVPGVLLGVREVAKHPGLTIGIETLMGL
- a CDS encoding flavodoxin family protein — translated: MSRRLLIIHHTPSPHCQEMFEAVLAGATDPEIEGVEVVRRPALTCSPTDALEADGYLIGSPANLGYLSGAVKHAFDQLYYPCLDATRGRPFGVWLHGNEGTEGAERAVDSITTGLGWERAAATVIVSGKPTKVDVEACWNLGATVAATLMEA
- a CDS encoding SDR family oxidoreductase — its product is MRIFVTGASGHIGSVVVRELRQAGHQVTGLARSDASASALAAAGAQVHRGTLDDPDGLAAAAAASDGVIHLAFKHDFSNYADSIATDLRAVEAMGEALTGSGKPFVNTSGTLMLAFGEPGRLGTEDAAVDRSAPRGASELATLALAERGVRSSVIRLAPTVHGDTDHHGFVPSLIEFARAAGRSGYLGDGSNRWPAVHTVDAARLYRLAVESAPAGSVLHGAAEQGIAFREIAQAIGDGLGVPVEGIPSDQAAAQFGFLAGFAALDNPTSSERTRAMLGWVPVQPTLLEDLKAGHYFAPQAS
- a CDS encoding CDGP domain-containing protein, with the translated sequence MNRFLVAVSAATLSTAGLMFAASASAGCETNMLGVQYCDGPIRPDGTWDRCWHSDALATYGPLGQVQNVTPAMGKCFPVGPSQPWPPVPIAQPQYHVYP
- a CDS encoding NAD-dependent epimerase/dehydratase family protein, with product MRGAKILITGVTGQVATPIATALAADNEVWGVARFNDPRARQRLEQTGVRCETLNLEVGDFGTLPRDFDYVVNMAVAKSGRWDADLAANAESVGLLMAHCREAKAFLHTSSAAVYDPPDDEPRAESAALGDNHKHLFPTYSISKIAGETVVRTMSRALGLRAVIARFNVPYGDNGGWPFYHMEMILAGIPIPVPPGGPARYNPIHEDDIIATLPKLLDAASVPATTVNWCGDQTVSLQEWCGYIGELVGREPVFVEDPNALRGGPSDTALMHELIGGTSVDWHDGMRRLVTKFHPELVGT
- a CDS encoding tetratricopeptide repeat protein produces the protein MTKPSSQVFRIQLVVAFLCVALVVYFVMLGRSGVILMQSGEPAAIGLGIGIFVLPLIGLWAMVATLRAGFAHQRLARLAHDEGVELDISELPKRPSGRIERDAADALFESVRDEVEASPDDWRGWYRLARAYDYAGDRSRARETIRKAVRLEQASR
- a CDS encoding PASTA domain-containing protein, whose translation is MILSRTICLLAAASFATVTLTACGGSNSSAPSTVTASPSTVTVAPSTVTVAGPTPAASVAPAATVPAKSGITIPDIAAGTNAAIAKSKLEALGLTNVELSSANPDYSNVFLPKNWTVVSIEPTPGSQVQASDPVIVKVTKP